In the genome of Anaerolineae bacterium, the window TCTCCCGGGCTAGCCACAGGCCCTCAGCTTCCCGGTAGAGCAGCTCCACCCGACGGCCGCCGGCACTGACCACGAACCGGCGGCCCTGAGGCACGATCGAACGCCCCAGGACCCGAGCCACGTCCTCCTGCCGCCCATCGCTCCACTGGATGCGCAGGGGTTCCTGGGCGTAGGTGTACTCCGACCGGCAGGAGACGCTCACCCGCTCCCACCCGCCGGCTGCTTCGCCGTCAGACCGAACGCCCGCGTGACTCAATCTCGGACGAGTCGCCCACGTTGAAGCGTTCGAACCCACCTCGCACCAGGGCGTGCTGGCCTACGAGACTCTCGGTGAGGACCGCCGAGTCTATGTGAGCCTCCTCGTTGACGATGGAGTCTCGCAGTATGGTGTGCTCCACCGTGGCGCCGCGAGCCATAGTGACATATGGGCCCAGGATGGAGCCCTTCACCCGACACCCTTTGCCGATGTAGACGTACGGGCCCACCACGCTGTCCTCCACCTTGGCGTCGGGCGAGATGAAAGTGGGGGGCTTGACGATGCATCCCTGGGGTCGCACCTCGTTGTGGGCGTTGTTCTGCAGCAGGTAGCGGTTGGTGTCGAGAACGGCCTCAGCGGTGCCGCAGTCCTTCCATACGTTTACGGTGCTGGCCTCCAGGTGTGTGCCGCGGTCCACCATCAGCTGAAGAGCGTCGGCGAGGTAGAACTCGCCTTCAGTGCGCAGGTTGCGGCGCTCCAGTTCGGAGATGCAGTCGAAAAGGAGCTGGTAGGGCTTGACGTAATAGAGGCCGATGACGGCCAGGTTGGAGATGGGCTGGGTGGGCTTCTCCACGAATCGGCGGATGTAGCCGTCCGCTACGGTCACCACACCGAACCGCCTCGGGTCGTCCACCTCCTTGACGTAGATGACCCCGTCGGAGCGAGTGTGGTGGAGCTGGCTCAGGTCCGCTTCGAAGATGGTATCCACGAAGGCGATGAGCATGGGCCCCTCGACGTGCGGCCGAGTCAGACCGATGGCGTGGGCCTGTCCCAGGAGCTCCTTCTGCTCCACGTACCGGGTGGGCAGGTTGTAGTTGGCTTCCACATAGTCCTGGATCTGGTCGCCCAAATAGCCCACCACGAAGATGATCCGATCAATGTCTATCCCGGTCAGCCGGTCGAGAATGTGGCCCAGGACGGGTTTGCCTGCCACGTTCACCAGTGGCTTCGGCTTGGTGTAGGTATGGGGGCGGAGCCGAGTGCCGAAGCCGGCCACCGGTATGACTACGTACATGTCCGACCTCCTAACTGACAGGTTATCTGGGTGAGCGATGGATAATGATGGCAAGAGGCCGGGGCCCGGTAAGGGCTCTCGGCCGCCTAGATGGGCGGATGGCGACGGTGCCAATCGGTGACGCGTTCGAAGGCGTCTGCCAGGCGCAGGATGGTGACTTCGTCGTATTGCCGGCCCATGATCTGGAGCCCCACTGGCATGCCATCGGCGAATCCGCAGGGAACCGACATCCCCGGCAGCCCCGCCAGGGAGAGGGCCAGGGTGAACACGTCCGCCAGGTACATTTGGAGAGGGCTGGCCACCTTCTCGCCCAGGCGGAAAGCCACCGTGGGTGCGGTGGGGGAGACGAGCACGTCGTAGTGCTCAAAGGCGCGGTCGAAGTCGCCCCGGATCAGGGTCCGAACCTTCTGCGCCTTGAGATAGTAGGCCTCATAGTAGCCGGCGGAGAGCACATAGGTGCCGAGCATGATGCGGCGCTTGACCTCAGGGCCCAGTCCGTGTCCGCGGGTGTGGCTGTAGGCCTCCCACATGGGGTTGAGGGCGCTCTCGATCTGCGAAGGGGCCTCCTCGTAGTAGCCGTAGCGGATGCCGTCGTAACGGGCTAGGTTGGCCGAGGCTTCGGCGTCGGCGACGATATAGTAAGCGGGGAGGGCGTATTCGGTATGAGGGAGGGAAACCTCCCCCACCTGAGCCCCCATGCGCTCGAGCTCTGCCACCGCCGAGCGAACGGCGGCCTCCACTTCGGGCTGCATGCCAGGGATGAAGTATTCCCGGGGCACGCCCACCCTCAGCCCGCGTATCTCCCCGGTTAGCGCGGCGGTGAAGTCGGGCACCGGCTCCATGCTGGAAGTGGAATCCCGCCGGTCGTGGCCGCAGATGGCGTTGAGGAGTAGAGCGCAGTCCCTCGAGGTGCGGCCGAAGGCTCCGATTTGGTCCAGGGAGGAGGCGAAAGCCACCAGCCCCCAGCGGGAGACGCGACCGTAGGTGGGCTTGATGCCGGGCACGCCACAGAAGGAGGCCGGCTGGCGCACGCTGCCACCAGTATCCGACCCTAGGGCCCCGGGGGCGCAGCGGGCGGCTACGGCCGCGGCGCTGCCTCCGCTGGAGCCACCCGGCACCCGTTCGGCGTCCCATGGGTTGTGCGTGGGCCCGAAGGCGGAGTTCTCGGTGGAGGAGCCCATGGC includes:
- a CDS encoding NTP transferase domain-containing protein — encoded protein: MYVVIPVAGFGTRLRPHTYTKPKPLVNVAGKPVLGHILDRLTGIDIDRIIFVVGYLGDQIQDYVEANYNLPTRYVEQKELLGQAHAIGLTRPHVEGPMLIAFVDTIFEADLSQLHHTRSDGVIYVKEVDDPRRFGVVTVADGYIRRFVEKPTQPISNLAVIGLYYVKPYQLLFDCISELERRNLRTEGEFYLADALQLMVDRGTHLEASTVNVWKDCGTAEAVLDTNRYLLQNNAHNEVRPQGCIVKPPTFISPDAKVEDSVVGPYVYIGKGCRVKGSILGPYVTMARGATVEHTILRDSIVNEEAHIDSAVLTESLVGQHALVRGGFERFNVGDSSEIESRGRSV
- the gatA gene encoding Asp-tRNA(Asn)/Glu-tRNA(Gln) amidotransferase subunit GatA yields the protein MTLTDLSVTEIAEGLRRRAFSSVEVTQAFLERIARVNPTIHAYLSTDPEHSLALAREADSRLAEGREGQPLLGVPLAIKDVICTDDFPTTCGSRMLEGYRSPFEATAVRRLREAGAVLLGKTNTDEYAMGSSTENSAFGPTHNPWDAERVPGGSSGGSAAAVAARCAPGALGSDTGGSVRQPASFCGVPGIKPTYGRVSRWGLVAFASSLDQIGAFGRTSRDCALLLNAICGHDRRDSTSSMEPVPDFTAALTGEIRGLRVGVPREYFIPGMQPEVEAAVRSAVAELERMGAQVGEVSLPHTEYALPAYYIVADAEASANLARYDGIRYGYYEEAPSQIESALNPMWEAYSHTRGHGLGPEVKRRIMLGTYVLSAGYYEAYYLKAQKVRTLIRGDFDRAFEHYDVLVSPTAPTVAFRLGEKVASPLQMYLADVFTLALSLAGLPGMSVPCGFADGMPVGLQIMGRQYDEVTILRLADAFERVTDWHRRHPPI